One Malus domestica chromosome 11, GDT2T_hap1 genomic region harbors:
- the LOC103447065 gene encoding cysteine-rich receptor-like protein kinase 10, giving the protein MNHQKMESMTTLLLIFSVFTLLSFPTSTDADYLYHICPNTTTFTPNSTFQSNLNRLLSTLSSNANRSTGFYNASVQTPNNDVYGLFLCRGDVVGTDSCETCVATATAEAPQRCPVEKQMVIWYDYCMLRYSNESFFSRADDKPSVYMWNTQNASSITDQNRFNEVLAATVTEVAAQTSNSSHKFATKETNVSGSITLYGFGQCTQDLSSGDCNWCLLAAATQIPRTSAGGRILKPSCNLRFEVYPFYSSAPPPPASNREGPKGKSKTPTSTIVAVVVAISVSVLLFVVGYCCINRRARKKYNYAAADELSGEYDITTVESLQFDFATIQETTSNFSDKLGEGGFGQVYKGTLSNGQEVAVKRLSRNSGQGTEEFKNEMVLVAKLQHRNLVRVLGFCLEGEEKILVYEYVLNKSLDCFLFDPEKQGQLDWSRRYKIISGIARGIMYLHEDSRLRIIHRDLKASNILLDGDMHPKISDFGMARIFGVDQTQANTNRIVGTYGYMSPEYAMHGQFSVKSDMYSFGVLVLEIISGKKNSNFFQTDAAEDLASHAWKLWRDGTSLELLDPSLRDSYSRTEVIRCIHTGLLCVQEDPVDRPMMQSVVLMLNSYSVSLPLPKEPAFFLQSKAVGNPSMTTLESDQSISKSSPSVYEGSITELYPR; this is encoded by the exons ATGAATCACCAAAAAATGGAAAGCATGACTACccttcttttgattttctcCGTTTTTACTCTGCTCAGCTTTCCGACCAGTACGGATGCTGATTACCTTTATCACATCTGCCCAAACACCACCACCTTCACCCCAAACTCCACCTTTCAGTCCAACCTCAACCGCCTCCTCTCCACCCTCTCCTCCAACGCCAACCGCTCCACCGGCTTCTACAACGCCTCCGTCCAAACCCCAAACAACGACGTCTACGGCCTCTTCCTCTGCCGCGGCGACGTCGTCGGCACCGACTCTTGCGAAACCTGTGTCGCCACCGCTACCGCCGAGGCCCCACAACGCTGCCCTGTAGAAAAACAGATGGTGATCTGGTACGACTACTGCATGCTACGCTACTCCAACGAGTCTTTCTTTTCCAGGGCAGACGACAAGCCTTCCGTGTACATGTGGAACACGCAGAATGCAAGTAGTATAACGGACCAAAACCGGTTCAACGAGGTACTGGCAGCTACGGTCACCGAAGTGGCCGCTCAGACTTCCAATAGCAGTCACAAGTTTGCGACGAAAGAAACGAATGTTTCAGGTTCCATTACGCTGTATGGATTTGGGCAGTGCACGCAGGACCTGTCCTCTGGAGATTGCAATTGGTGTCTTCTGGCAGCTGCAACACAAATTCCTAGAACAAGTGCTGGGGGACGAATTCTAAAACCCAGTTGCAATCTTAGGTTTGAAGTTTACCCCTTCTACTCCTCCGCCCCACCGCCGCCAGCCTCCAATAGAGAAGGGCCTAAAG GAAAAAGCAAAACCCCAACTAGTACAATTGTTGCCGTTGTCGTAGCAATATCTGTATCTGTGCTACTTTTCGTTGTGGGTTACTGCTGCATAAATAGGAGAGCGAGAAAGAAGTACAATTATGCAGCAGCAGACGAACTAAGCG GTGAGTATGACATTACTACTGTCGAGTCTTTGCAATTTGATTTTGCTACCATCCAAGAAACTACGAGCAATTTCTCCGATAAGTTAGGCGAAGGTGGTTTCGGTCAAGTTTACAAG GGTACACTTTCAAACGGTCAAGAAGTAGCTGTGAAGAGGCTATCAAGGAACTCTGGCCAAGGCACAGAAGAGTTTAAGAACGAGATGGTATTGGTAGCCAAGCTTCAACACCGAAATTTGGTTAGGGTATTGGGATTTTGCTTGGAAGGCGAAGAAAAAATTCTTGTTTATGAATATGTGCTCAACAAAAGCCTCGACTGTTTCCTATTTG ACCCTGAGAAACAGGGGCAATTGGATTGGTCAAGACGTTACAAGATTATTTCAGGAATTGCTAGAGGAATCATGTACTTGCATGAAGATTCCCGACTTAGAATTATACATCGTGATCTCAAAGCTAGCAATATATTGTTAGATGGGGACATGCATCCAAAAATATCTGATTTTGGCATGGCCAGGATCTTTGGGGTTGATCAAACTCAAGCAAATACAAATAGAATTGTGGGAACATA TGGTTATATGTCTCCCGAGTATGCAATGCACGGGCAATTTTCTGTCAAGTCCGATATGTATAGTTTCGGTGTTTTAGTGCTAGAAATCATCAGTGGCAAGAAGAACAGTAACTTCTTTCAGACCGATGCAGCTGAGGACCTGGCGAGCCAT GCTTGGAAGTTATGGAGAGACGGGACATCTTTGGAATTGTTGGATCCGAGTCTGAGAGACTCTTATTCAAGGACTGAAGTAATCAGATGCATCCACACCGGCTTACTTTGTGTTCAGGAAGATCCAGTTGATAGGCCTATGATGCAATCAGTAGTTCTCATGCTCAATAGTTACTCTGTCAGTCTACCATTACCTAAAGAACCGGCATTTTTCCTCCAGAGCAAAGCGGTGGGGAACCCATCAATGACAACGCTGGAGTCCGATCAATCTATTAGCAAGTCATCTCCGTCCGTTTATGAAGGATCTATCACTGAATTATACCCTAGATAG
- the LOC103422580 gene encoding multiple C2 domain and transmembrane region protein 5 produces MQKPPQSQDFALKETSPNIGAGSITGDKLSCTYDLVEQMHYLYVRVVKAKDLPAKDVTGSCDPYVEVKLGNYKGVTRHFEKKSNPEWNQVFAFSKDRLQASFLEVVVKDKDVVLDDFMGRIMFELNDIPKRFPPDSPLAPQWYRLEDRKGVKVKGELMLAVWMGTQADEAFPDAWHSDAATVGPEGVNNIRSKVYLSPKLWYVRVNVIEAQDLLPNDKSRYPEVFVKVICGNQVLRTRISQSKSINPIWNEDLMFVAAEPFEEPLYLTVEDRVGSGKDEILGKCVIALQTVQRRLDHKPVHTRWFNLEKHMIVDGEQKREIKFSSRIHLRICLDGGYHVLDESTHYSSDLRPTAKQLWKSSIGIFEVGVISAVGLMPMKTKDGRGTTDAYCVAKYGQKWVRTRTIVDSFNPKWNEQYIWEVFDPCTVITIGVFDNGHIHGGDKGGKDSRIGKVRIRLSTLEADRVYTHSYPLLVLHPSGVKKMGEIQLAVRFTCSSLINMLYMYSHPLLPKMHYIHPLSVIQLDSLRHQAMQIVSMRLNRAEPPLRKEVVEYMLDVDSHMWSMRRSKANFFRIMGVLSGVIAVGKWLDQICNWKNPLTTILIHILFIILVLYPELILPTIFLYLFLIGIWNYRWRPRHPPHMDTRLSHADAAHPDERDEEFDTFPTSRPSDIVRMRYDRLRSIAGRVQTVVGDLATQGERFQSLLSWRDPRATTLFVTFCLIAAIVLYVTPFQVVALLAGIYVLRHPRLRHKLPSVPLNFFRRLPARSDSML; encoded by the coding sequence ATGCAGAAGCCTCCGCAGTCTCAAGATTTTGCTTTGAAAGAGACGTCGCCAAACATTGGCGCGGGCTCTATCACGGGGGACAAGCTCTCATGCACATATGACCTCGTAGAACAGATGCACTACCTTTACGTTCGTGTGGTGAAAGCAAAGGATTTGCCTGCAAAAGATGTCACTGGTAGTTGTGATCCCTATGTCGAAGTGAAACTTGGAAACTATAAGGGAGTTACTAGGCATTTTGAGAAGAAGTCCAACCCTGAATGGAAtcaggtgtttgctttctccaAAGATCGACTTCAAGCTTCATTTTTGGAAGTTGTGGTGAAAGATAAGGATGTTGTGCTAGATGATTTCATGGGCAGGATTATGTTTGAGCTCAATGACATCCCGAAACGCTTTCCACCAGATAGCCCACTGGCACCACAGTGGTATAGGTTGGAGGACAGGAAGGGGGTTAAGGTCAAGGGGGAGCTGATGTTGGCAGTTTGGATGGGAACTCAAGCAGACGAGGCGTTTCCTGATGCGTGGCATTCTGATGCTGCAACAGTTGGGCCCGAGGGTGTCAATAACATTCGATCGAAGGTATACCTCTCCCCCAAGCTTTGGTATGTGAGGGTTAATGTTATTGAAGCTCAGGACTTGCTACCTAATGACAAGAGTAGGTATCCGGAAGTTTTTGTGAAGGTTATCTGTGGAAATCAGGTATTGAGGACTAGAATATCACAGAGCAAAAGTATTAACCCAATTTGGAATGAGGATTTGATGTTTGTTGCTGCTGAACCATTTGAGGAACCGTTGTATCTTACTGTGGAAGATAGAGTGGGATCCGGCAAAGATGAAATTTTGGGTAAGTGTGTGATTGCTTTACAGACTGTGCAGAGGAGGTTAGACCATAAACCTGTGCACACGAGGTGGTTTAATCTTGAGAAGCATATGATCGTAGATGGGGAACAGAAGAGGGAGATCAAATTTTCCAGCAGGATTCATTTACGGATTTGCTTGGATGGTGGGTACCATGTCTTGGATGAATCAACACACTACAGTAGTGATCTCAGGCCAACTGCAAAGCAGTTGTGGAAGTCGAGCATCGGGATTTTTGAGGTAGGGGTTATAAGCGCAGTTGGTTTGATGCcaatgaaaacaaaagatggCCGAGGTACCACAGATGCTTATTGTGTAGCAAAATACGGGCAGAAATGGGTTCGCACAAGGACAATCGTGGACAGCTTCAATCCCAAGTGGAATGAGCAGTACATCTGGGAGGTTTTCGACCCGTGTACTGTCATTACAATTGGGGTTTTTGACAATGGTCATATACATGGAGGTGATAAAGGGGGAAAGGATTCAAGAATTGGCAAAGTGAGAATTCGGCTATCTACACTTGAAGCTGACAGGGTTTACACACATTCGTACCCTCTTCTGGTCCTACATCCATCTGGggtgaagaaaatgggtgaaattCAGCTGGCAGTGAGGTTTACATGCTCATCTTTGATTAATATGCTGTATATGTATTCGCATCCTTTGTTGCCAAAAATGCATTACATTCATCCATTGTCTGTGATTCAGCTCGATAGCTTGAGGCACCAGGCTATGCAGATTGTCTCAATGAGGCTGAACCGGGCTGAGCCCCCACTGAGGAAAGAGGTTGTGGAGTATATGCTGGATGTTGATTCACATATGTGGAGCATGAGAAGAAGCAAGGCAAATTTTTTCCGAATAATGGGAGTTTTAAGCGGGGTGATTGCAGTAGGAAAATGGCTTGATCAAATCTGCAATTGGAAGAATCCTCTCACAACCATTTTAATTCATATCCTCTTTATTATATTGGTTCTTTATCCGGAACTAATTCTTCCAACTATTTTTCTCTACCTATTCTTGATTGGAATTTGGAACTACCGGTGGAGGCCGAGGCACCCTCCTCACATGGACACACGGCTATCTCATGCTGATGCTGCTCATCCTGACGAACGAGATGAAGAGTTTGACACATTCCCAACTTCTCGGCCATCAGATATTGTGAGAATGAGATATGATCGACTAAGAAGCATAGCAGGGAGGGTTCAGACTGTTGTCGGTGATCTGGCAACTCAAGGGGAAAGGTTTCAGTCTCTTCTGAGTTGGAGAGACCCTAGAGCCACAACCCTGTTCGTAACTTTCTGTTTGATTGCCGCCATTGTTCTCTATGTAACTCCATTCCAAGTTGTGGCCCTTCTAGCAGGCATTTACGTGTTAAGGCATCCCAGATTACGCCACAAACTTCCTTCAGTGCCACTCAACTTCTTTAGGAGGTTGCCTGCAAGATCAGACAGCATGCTATAA